One stretch of Chitinophaga pendula DNA includes these proteins:
- a CDS encoding alpha/beta fold hydrolase — translation MHTSNQNRRNFLRIAAMTIAATQFNLLHALGSVSNMPEAATTSQQVGSISLSDSLKQVQAGVLNVGYAEVGPSKGPVVLLLHGWPYDIHSFDEVAPILTAAGYRVIVPYLRGYGTTRFLSDETLRNGQQSALALDIIHLMDALKIDQAIIGGFDWGARTANILAALWPERCKAMVSVSGYLIGNRAAGNTPLPPSAELQWWYQYYFATERGRAGYEQYRSDFARLIWQLASPKWQFDDATFERSAASFMNPDHVRIVVHNYRWRLGLADGETQYDKYEARLAKAPVITVPSITLEGDANGAPHPPDNSYAKYFSGKYAHKLITGGIGHNLPQEAPKAFADAILEAGSYT, via the coding sequence GTGCATACCAGTAATCAAAATCGCCGCAACTTCCTTCGTATAGCTGCCATGACCATTGCCGCCACACAGTTTAACCTGTTGCATGCATTAGGTAGCGTATCAAATATGCCAGAGGCAGCCACCACATCCCAGCAAGTGGGTTCAATATCCTTATCAGATTCATTAAAGCAGGTCCAGGCGGGCGTACTTAATGTGGGTTATGCGGAGGTGGGGCCATCCAAGGGGCCGGTAGTACTATTGTTGCATGGCTGGCCATATGACATTCACAGTTTTGATGAGGTGGCTCCTATACTAACGGCTGCCGGTTACAGGGTGATAGTGCCTTATTTGAGAGGTTATGGCACGACGCGATTTCTTTCTGATGAAACGTTACGTAATGGTCAGCAGTCGGCACTGGCACTTGATATCATTCATCTGATGGATGCTCTTAAGATAGATCAGGCTATTATCGGTGGTTTTGACTGGGGAGCCAGAACAGCGAATATCCTTGCTGCACTCTGGCCGGAGCGTTGTAAAGCGATGGTATCAGTGAGTGGTTACCTGATTGGTAACCGGGCAGCAGGTAACACACCGTTGCCTCCTTCCGCAGAGTTACAATGGTGGTACCAGTATTATTTTGCTACGGAGCGCGGGAGAGCTGGTTATGAGCAATACCGTTCGGATTTTGCCAGGTTGATCTGGCAGCTGGCATCTCCCAAATGGCAATTCGACGATGCTACATTTGAGCGCAGTGCCGCATCGTTTATGAACCCTGATCATGTGCGTATAGTAGTACATAATTATCGTTGGAGACTGGGATTGGCAGATGGGGAAACGCAGTATGATAAGTATGAAGCCCGGCTGGCGAAGGCGCCTGTCATTACGGTGCCCAGTATTACGCTGGAAGGAGATGCCAATGGCGCACCGCACCCACCGGATAATTCCTATGCCAAATACTTTTCCGGTAAGTATGCACACAAACTTATTACGGGCGGCATCGGGCATAATCTGCCACAGGAAGCGCCGAAAGCATTTGCAGATGCTATACTTGAAGCCGGCAGTTATACCTGA
- a CDS encoding epoxide hydrolase family protein: MQNTKAILTSFFITATLAIQVSASYAQQGPYTIQQSDASIRPFQVHVSNTELADLKHRIQSTRWPDRETVGDQSQGVQLSKLQNLVSYWGRGYDWRKAEAKLNALPQFKTTIDGLDIHFIHVRSRHKNALPIIITHGWPGSIFELLKVIGPLTDPTAYGGKAEDAFDVVIPSMPGYGFSDKPQATGWNPDHIGHAWAELMQRLGYKKYVAQGGDWGSVVADVMAIQKPAGLLGIHVNMPATIPADVAKALNNGDPAPAGLSPKEQAAFHKMDHFYKKNTAYGAMMVTRPQTLGYGLEDSPAGLAAFFYDKFAEWTYSGGVPEKALTQDEMLDDITLYWLTKTATSGARLYWENNANNFNAVDISLPAAITVFPGEIYQAPRTWAERSYHNLIYFHEVDKGGHFAAWEQPQLFAEELRAAFKTLR; the protein is encoded by the coding sequence ATGCAAAACACTAAAGCAATACTCACCAGTTTTTTTATCACGGCGACGTTAGCCATTCAGGTCTCCGCCAGTTATGCACAGCAAGGTCCGTATACGATACAGCAATCTGATGCATCTATCCGTCCGTTTCAGGTACATGTATCCAACACGGAGCTTGCAGATCTGAAACACCGTATTCAGTCTACCCGTTGGCCTGACCGGGAGACGGTCGGGGATCAATCACAAGGAGTGCAGTTATCCAAGCTACAAAATCTTGTCAGTTATTGGGGACGTGGATATGACTGGCGTAAAGCGGAAGCGAAACTGAATGCGTTACCTCAGTTCAAAACGACTATAGACGGGTTGGATATTCACTTCATTCATGTACGTTCCCGTCATAAGAATGCGCTTCCTATTATCATCACTCACGGTTGGCCTGGTTCTATCTTTGAGTTATTAAAGGTTATCGGGCCGCTTACTGATCCGACGGCGTATGGCGGTAAGGCGGAGGATGCCTTTGATGTGGTGATCCCTTCTATGCCAGGTTATGGGTTTTCTGATAAGCCGCAGGCGACAGGATGGAATCCTGACCATATAGGCCATGCATGGGCAGAGTTGATGCAGCGGTTAGGCTATAAAAAATATGTTGCGCAGGGAGGAGACTGGGGTTCTGTTGTCGCGGATGTGATGGCTATTCAAAAGCCTGCCGGACTATTGGGTATACACGTTAATATGCCTGCTACTATACCTGCTGACGTGGCTAAAGCGCTTAATAACGGCGATCCTGCACCTGCCGGGCTTTCTCCCAAGGAGCAGGCAGCATTCCATAAAATGGATCATTTCTACAAAAAGAACACGGCTTATGGTGCTATGATGGTGACGCGTCCTCAGACATTGGGGTATGGGCTGGAGGACTCTCCTGCAGGGTTGGCTGCGTTTTTCTATGACAAGTTTGCGGAATGGACCTATAGTGGCGGAGTGCCAGAAAAGGCATTAACGCAGGATGAGATGCTGGATGACATTACCCTTTACTGGCTCACTAAAACTGCTACATCAGGGGCGCGTCTTTACTGGGAGAACAATGCCAATAACTTTAATGCGGTGGATATCTCACTGCCTGCAGCCATCACTGTTTTTCCCGGTGAGATATACCAGGCGCCCCGTACCTGGGCAGAACGTAGTTATCATAACCTTATTTACTTCCATGAAGTAGATAAAGGAGGACACTTTGCCGCCTGGGAACAGCCACAGCTCTTTGCAGAAGAATTGAGAGCTGCTTTTAAAACACTCCGTTAA
- a CDS encoding organic hydroperoxide resistance protein, with amino-acid sequence MENNKTIAGKVLYTAKTHTSGGREGASTSSDGRLDIKLSTPGSTGTGTNPEQLFAAGWSACFEGAIGLAAKQLQIGLPSDRSIDAEVDLCFNEGAYYLQARLNVSLPGLDPAVARTLVDTAHQTCPYSKAIQGNVDVEINLI; translated from the coding sequence ATGGAAAACAATAAGACAATAGCAGGAAAAGTATTGTATACCGCAAAAACGCATACCAGTGGTGGTCGCGAGGGAGCCTCTACAAGTTCTGACGGTCGTTTAGATATTAAATTATCTACTCCTGGTTCAACGGGTACAGGTACGAATCCGGAGCAATTATTTGCTGCAGGTTGGTCTGCCTGTTTTGAAGGAGCGATTGGATTAGCGGCAAAGCAACTGCAGATAGGTCTGCCCAGCGACCGGTCTATTGACGCTGAAGTGGACCTGTGTTTTAATGAAGGCGCCTATTACCTGCAGGCCCGTTTGAATGTCAGTCTGCCAGGTTTGGATCCGGCGGTGGCCAGAACGCTTGTAGATACGGCACATCAGACCTGTCCTTATTCCAAAGCGATACAAGGGAATGTGGATGTTGAGATCAACCTGATCTGA
- a CDS encoding RagB/SusD family nutrient uptake outer membrane protein → MRKIIYAAGIIGALTSLASCKKYLDIVPVGKVVPTTVDDYRKELATAYAANVYDKGLASYRGDEIKIGNDARTGDVNLLQPNYFWEENNGTNIYTYDWRAKYQQIFYANHIIAEVDKADGGTTDEKNQLQGEGYLLRAYTYFNLVNLYGKPYTEATAASDKAVPLITSIDLEKVSPRNTVKEVYDRLRTDIETGLSLVNVDQFETASSYRFTKTAGLALAARVYLYTHEWSKSLDAAKAVLEKKATLIDFNKSQDQPTLYNSIETIQALEQNYNAIAIQTAIVSDKLYALYNPTEDLRLKVFYKKDSKNNNIVAKVSAANSYRQSFRVAEIYLIAAEASAQLNQPEQARNYLNQLKKNRLTPAYYQAEVTRIAALGAKELLNEIYDERFRELSFEGHRWFDLRRTTQPQIVHTIKSKTVTLQAADPRYTIRIPLDAVANNPLLAQ, encoded by the coding sequence ATGCGTAAAATCATATATGCCGCAGGAATAATAGGTGCATTAACCTCCCTGGCTTCCTGCAAAAAATACCTGGATATAGTACCCGTAGGTAAAGTAGTACCTACTACTGTCGATGACTATCGTAAAGAACTGGCCACCGCATACGCAGCCAACGTATACGATAAAGGATTGGCTTCCTATCGCGGCGACGAAATCAAAATCGGGAATGATGCCCGTACAGGAGATGTAAACCTGTTACAACCCAATTATTTTTGGGAAGAGAACAACGGTACTAACATATATACCTACGATTGGCGGGCTAAATACCAGCAGATATTTTATGCTAACCATATCATCGCCGAAGTAGATAAAGCCGACGGTGGTACTACCGATGAGAAAAACCAATTACAGGGAGAAGGTTACCTGCTGCGCGCATACACCTATTTCAACCTGGTAAATCTCTATGGTAAACCCTATACGGAAGCAACGGCTGCAAGTGATAAGGCCGTACCGCTGATTACCAGTATCGACCTGGAAAAAGTATCTCCGCGCAACACCGTAAAAGAAGTGTATGATCGCCTGCGGACAGACATAGAAACGGGTTTGTCATTGGTAAATGTAGACCAGTTCGAAACAGCTTCTTCCTACCGGTTTACAAAAACAGCCGGATTGGCACTGGCGGCTCGTGTCTATTTGTATACACACGAATGGAGCAAATCCCTGGACGCTGCCAAAGCCGTATTGGAGAAAAAAGCTACACTGATAGATTTCAATAAATCACAGGACCAGCCGACACTATATAACTCCATAGAAACTATCCAGGCATTAGAACAGAACTATAATGCCATAGCGATACAGACAGCTATTGTATCAGACAAATTATATGCCTTATACAATCCCACAGAAGACCTGCGTCTGAAAGTGTTCTATAAAAAGGATAGCAAGAATAATAATATCGTAGCAAAAGTCTCAGCGGCAAATAGCTACAGGCAGTCGTTCCGCGTGGCAGAAATATACCTGATCGCAGCAGAAGCATCCGCGCAGCTGAATCAACCCGAACAGGCCAGAAACTATCTGAATCAGCTGAAGAAAAACAGGCTCACACCTGCTTACTACCAGGCTGAAGTAACACGCATCGCTGCGTTAGGTGCCAAAGAGCTGTTAAACGAGATCTATGACGAAAGATTCCGCGAACTATCCTTCGAAGGTCACCGCTGGTTTGATCTCAGAAGAACAACACAACCGCAGATCGTTCATACCATAAAAAGTAAAACGGTAACATTACAGGCCGCCGATCCCCGGTATACGATCCGGATCCCACTGGATGCCGTTGCCAATAATCCGCTATTAGCGCAATAA
- a CDS encoding SusC/RagA family TonB-linked outer membrane protein: MRKSQLLVRTIILLIAVCLSPWRLEAQSSQRIVKGKVVDAVSGKALPGVSVYASSKTIGTTTSTENIIENISIGAITDEKGEFSLKLPDSLSVKQLTVGFMGYETRLLTLTASNHYKIALSAAGKNLNEFVFTGYQTIKRNKLTGATDKVSMEKIDVGGVMSVEQMLQGQLSGVAVTPQSGAPGQAAKIRIRGTSSLQGTQDPLWVIDGLPVEGTNLPSLDDAKAIDQLYTTSIAGYNPSDIESITVLKDAAATAIYGARAANGVIVITTKSGKRNEKLTVTYRNNFTFTQKPDLGKLDLMNSNQKVNLELDLFTSDFSFGANNGEVSRILRKYNVSPQDLSGGFGSINANARNEINALRNINTNWNDLIFRSAFTQEHTVSVSGGSDRSTYYFSGGYYDEKGATIGTAANRYNITLKTDYDLTDKLKFSAGIFANQRNQSSFNPNQGGNTSPVKYSRLANPYTPVVDAKGNYVYDKNIGGDKNIIDFNLLEERNNTSNTLKTQSVNTNFKLDYEVIPRLHISSQLGVQSDILTGEQIALENTYYVRLLADQNMRFDPTSGTQKTIIPRGGVINNNSRNTQQYTLKTMAEYNFTLNRKHDFNVMVGNELRRVKDKYITTTGYGYDPKTLTTIPIKFQNDNDIKALYKDRTNYAENAFVSFFGTGSYTFDNRYTLGASIRFDGSDLFGVDPKYKYLPLWSVSGLWRVMEEPFMKNIRFINTLNVRASYGLQGNIDKNTSPFVVGIYNNVNILPGDPVQTIRVDNPPNAKLRWEKTISKNIGVDIGVLNNRVNITADYYDRHGKDLINVYALPLETGFQSMAINWAEMRNRGVEVSLTTRNIVGKNFRWTTDFNFAYNKNTVLRETLQDNSYFPSREGQPVGTIWGIDYAGIDKNGMIMVNYNGKVESLSELLQLQDDFAGDPDLGGLFPYSKLTNTQQRDLLRSMGSSDPLYTGGFNNSFSYKRFDLSIGLLFNLGQKVRVDPAYNPFFYDRATNAPKAILDRWTPSNPNGKYPALFGDGPGTNEELKLLGHWLQDKYYQYTSLNLWIRNGGYIRVRNITLGYRLSEEVCSRIRLKGLRITAEARNPFVFSRHYDGFMDPETMGNIYAQPIPKTFTFGLNATF, encoded by the coding sequence ATGAGAAAAAGTCAACTTTTAGTGAGGACCATAATACTGCTGATAGCAGTCTGTCTTTCTCCGTGGCGGCTGGAAGCACAATCCAGCCAGCGTATTGTAAAAGGGAAAGTAGTAGACGCTGTCTCCGGAAAAGCACTTCCAGGCGTATCTGTATACGCCAGCAGTAAAACCATCGGCACTACCACAAGTACCGAAAATATAATAGAAAATATCAGCATCGGCGCTATCACCGATGAAAAAGGAGAATTCTCCCTGAAACTCCCGGATTCCTTGTCCGTAAAACAACTGACAGTAGGCTTTATGGGCTATGAAACCCGCTTGCTGACACTTACCGCAAGCAATCATTACAAGATCGCCTTATCTGCTGCCGGAAAGAACCTGAACGAATTCGTATTCACCGGATACCAGACGATCAAAAGAAATAAATTAACAGGAGCTACTGATAAGGTAAGCATGGAGAAGATAGACGTAGGTGGTGTAATGAGCGTAGAACAAATGCTTCAGGGACAACTCTCCGGTGTCGCCGTTACGCCGCAGTCAGGAGCTCCCGGACAGGCCGCAAAGATCCGCATCCGTGGTACTTCCTCCCTGCAAGGTACACAAGACCCGCTCTGGGTAATCGATGGACTACCGGTAGAAGGTACCAACCTGCCCTCCCTCGACGATGCAAAAGCGATCGACCAGCTTTACACCACCTCCATCGCCGGCTACAATCCCTCAGATATTGAAAGTATCACCGTCCTCAAAGATGCAGCTGCTACCGCTATCTATGGCGCCCGCGCTGCAAATGGTGTGATAGTAATTACTACAAAATCTGGTAAAAGGAATGAAAAACTAACCGTTACTTATCGTAACAACTTTACCTTCACGCAAAAGCCCGATCTCGGTAAGCTGGACCTCATGAACAGCAACCAGAAGGTCAACCTGGAACTGGATCTTTTTACTTCCGACTTTAGCTTCGGCGCAAACAACGGAGAAGTATCCCGCATACTTCGGAAATACAACGTTTCTCCTCAGGATCTCTCTGGCGGATTTGGTAGCATTAACGCAAATGCCCGTAATGAGATCAACGCCCTCCGTAATATTAACACCAACTGGAATGACCTTATCTTCCGTAGCGCCTTTACACAAGAACATACTGTAAGCGTGTCCGGCGGCAGCGACAGGTCAACTTATTATTTCAGCGGTGGTTATTACGACGAAAAAGGAGCTACCATCGGGACTGCCGCTAATCGTTACAATATCACGCTGAAAACAGATTACGATCTCACTGATAAACTGAAGTTCTCTGCGGGCATTTTTGCTAACCAGCGTAACCAAAGCTCTTTCAATCCTAATCAGGGCGGCAACACCAGCCCGGTTAAATATTCCCGCCTGGCTAATCCCTACACACCAGTAGTGGACGCAAAAGGCAATTACGTATATGATAAGAATATCGGAGGAGATAAAAATATCATAGATTTCAACTTGCTGGAAGAACGTAACAATACCAGCAATACCCTGAAAACACAGTCTGTCAATACCAACTTCAAACTGGATTATGAAGTGATCCCCCGCTTGCATATTAGCTCGCAATTAGGCGTACAGTCAGACATCCTCACAGGCGAACAGATCGCCCTGGAGAATACTTACTACGTACGCCTGCTGGCCGATCAGAACATGCGTTTCGATCCCACATCAGGTACCCAGAAAACCATCATTCCCCGTGGTGGAGTGATTAATAATAACAGTCGGAATACCCAGCAGTACACGCTGAAAACCATGGCCGAATACAACTTTACCCTGAATAGAAAACATGATTTCAATGTCATGGTGGGTAATGAACTCAGAAGAGTAAAAGATAAATATATCACTACCACAGGATATGGATACGATCCTAAAACACTGACTACTATTCCAATCAAATTCCAGAACGATAATGATATCAAAGCACTCTATAAAGACCGTACTAACTACGCAGAGAATGCTTTCGTGTCATTTTTCGGAACAGGTAGCTATACCTTCGACAACCGCTATACACTCGGTGCTAGTATCCGCTTCGACGGATCTGACCTGTTTGGCGTAGATCCTAAATACAAATACCTGCCATTGTGGTCAGTAAGCGGATTGTGGCGCGTAATGGAAGAACCTTTCATGAAAAACATCCGCTTTATCAATACCCTGAATGTAAGAGCGTCCTACGGCCTACAGGGTAACATAGATAAAAATACCTCCCCCTTCGTAGTAGGTATCTACAATAATGTCAACATCCTCCCCGGTGATCCCGTACAGACCATCCGCGTAGATAACCCGCCCAACGCAAAACTGCGCTGGGAAAAAACGATCAGCAAAAACATCGGTGTCGACATCGGCGTGTTAAATAATAGGGTGAACATCACAGCTGATTATTACGATCGCCATGGTAAAGACCTCATTAACGTATACGCACTGCCACTGGAAACAGGATTTCAAAGCATGGCCATTAACTGGGCCGAAATGCGCAACCGTGGTGTGGAAGTTAGCTTAACTACCCGTAACATAGTAGGGAAAAACTTCCGCTGGACAACCGACTTCAACTTCGCCTATAACAAAAACACTGTACTACGGGAAACACTGCAGGATAATTCCTATTTCCCCTCGAGAGAAGGCCAGCCCGTAGGTACTATCTGGGGAATCGACTATGCCGGAATAGATAAAAACGGTATGATCATGGTGAACTACAATGGTAAAGTAGAAAGCCTCTCCGAACTACTGCAACTACAGGACGACTTCGCTGGCGATCCAGACCTGGGAGGACTCTTCCCTTACTCCAAACTGACAAACACCCAACAGCGCGATCTGCTTCGCAGTATGGGCTCCAGTGATCCATTATATACGGGCGGATTTAACAACAGCTTCTCTTACAAAAGATTCGACCTCTCAATTGGATTATTATTCAACCTGGGTCAGAAAGTACGCGTTGATCCCGCCTACAATCCCTTCTTCTATGATCGTGCCACCAACGCTCCCAAAGCGATCCTTGATCGTTGGACACCTTCAAATCCCAATGGTAAATACCCCGCCTTATTTGGCGATGGTCCTGGTACCAACGAAGAATTGAAATTGCTGGGACACTGGCTGCAGGATAAATACTACCAGTACACCTCTCTGAACCTGTGGATCAGAAATGGAGGATATATCAGGGTAAGAAATATCACCTTAGGCTATCGCTTATCAGAAGAAGTATGTAGCAGGATACGCCTGAAAGGACTCAGAATTACAGCCGAAGCACGTAACCCATTTGTATTCTCCCGCCACTACGATGGCTTCATGGATCCGGAAACAATGGGCAATATTTACGCACAGCCAATTCCTAAAACGTTCACCTTCGGTCTCAACGCCACCTTCTAA